Proteins encoded together in one Lachnospiraceae bacterium JLR.KK008 window:
- a CDS encoding GNAT family N-acetyltransferase: MILRKYQPADCAILAELFYDTVHTVNAGDYTAKQLNAWATGTIDAEKWNRSLQSHYSLVATLDKKIVGFGDIDPAGYLDRLYVHKDYQGRGIATMICEKLEQTTAGEITVHASITAKPFFEKRGYRTIRAQQVERQGIFLVNYVMKKRKTD, encoded by the coding sequence ATTATCTTAAGAAAATACCAACCCGCAGACTGCGCGATCCTCGCAGAACTTTTTTATGACACCGTTCACACCGTCAATGCCGGAGATTATACCGCGAAGCAGTTGAACGCCTGGGCGACCGGAACGATTGATGCGGAAAAATGGAATCGGTCTCTGCAGAGCCATTACAGTCTTGTCGCTACCCTCGACAAAAAGATCGTGGGATTTGGCGACATCGACCCTGCCGGCTATCTCGACCGGCTGTATGTTCATAAAGACTACCAAGGCCGGGGAATCGCAACCATGATCTGCGAGAAACTGGAACAGACGACTGCCGGAGAAATCACCGTCCACGCATCAATTACCGCAAAACCTTTTTTTGAAAAAAGAGGGTACCGGACAATCAGAGCGCAGCAGGTCGAACGGCAGGGAATCTTTCTCGTCAACTATGTGATGAAAAAAAGAAAAACGGACTGA
- a CDS encoding MATE family efflux transporter, which produces MSEIRSADKNPLAGEFDVRSLLRFALPTIVMMIFMGLYTIVDTIFVSRFVNTDALSAMNIVCPVINLIVGLGTMLATGGSAIIARKMGAGDGKRASEDFTLLVSAGAVTGLLLSFCGLCFLSSVIWGLGASPRLFPYCREYLLLLLLFTPACILQVLFQNLFVTAGRPGLGMALAVSAGAVNVFLDYFFIVVLHMGIGGSALGTGIGYLIPTLAGLRFFMRNSGTLRFRRPQFDCSVLTESCLNGFSEMVSQMAAAVTTFLFNRIMMRLLGENGVAAVTIMIYSQFLLTTLYIGFSMGVAPVISYHHGAGDRLRLRKISKRCLLFVMILSVIVFGAAMLLGAPLVGMFSKKGTQVYSIARQGFLIFPFGFLFCGINIFASAFFTALSNGKVSAVISTLRTFVLLIFFLLILPPLFQETGVWLAVPLSELLTMSAAVVFFVREL; this is translated from the coding sequence ATGAGTGAGATACGATCTGCGGACAAAAATCCATTGGCAGGGGAATTTGACGTCCGGTCACTATTGCGGTTTGCGCTGCCTACGATTGTGATGATGATATTTATGGGGCTTTATACGATTGTGGATACGATCTTTGTCTCACGGTTTGTGAACACGGATGCACTGTCTGCAATGAATATTGTCTGTCCGGTGATCAATCTGATCGTCGGACTTGGGACGATGCTCGCGACCGGAGGGAGTGCCATCATCGCCCGCAAAATGGGAGCGGGTGACGGGAAGCGGGCCTCGGAGGATTTCACGCTTCTTGTCAGTGCGGGTGCGGTGACAGGACTGCTCCTTTCATTCTGTGGGCTTTGCTTTCTCTCCTCTGTCATATGGGGGCTTGGCGCAAGTCCGCGGCTTTTTCCCTATTGCCGGGAATATTTGCTTCTTTTACTGCTCTTTACGCCGGCCTGTATCCTGCAGGTTCTTTTTCAGAATCTGTTTGTGACGGCAGGGCGCCCCGGACTGGGGATGGCGTTGGCGGTCAGTGCGGGGGCAGTCAATGTCTTTCTTGATTACTTTTTTATCGTTGTACTGCACATGGGGATTGGGGGATCGGCTCTTGGCACAGGAATCGGCTATCTGATCCCGACATTGGCAGGTCTGCGTTTTTTTATGAGGAATAGCGGGACGCTGAGATTTCGAAGACCACAGTTTGACTGCTCCGTGCTCACGGAGAGCTGCTTGAACGGTTTTTCCGAAATGGTAAGTCAGATGGCGGCGGCAGTCACCACGTTTTTATTTAACAGAATTATGATGCGGTTATTGGGGGAAAACGGAGTGGCAGCGGTCACGATCATGATCTATAGTCAGTTCCTGCTGACAACTTTGTACATTGGTTTTTCGATGGGAGTGGCACCGGTCATCAGCTATCACCACGGGGCGGGAGACAGACTGCGCCTGCGAAAGATCAGTAAGCGCTGTCTCTTGTTTGTAATGATTCTGTCGGTCATTGTATTTGGAGCAGCGATGTTGCTGGGGGCACCTCTGGTCGGTATGTTCTCGAAAAAAGGGACGCAGGTTTACAGCATTGCGCGGCAGGGATTTCTGATCTTTCCCTTTGGCTTCCTGTTTTGCGGGATCAATATTTTTGCCTCCGCATTCTTTACGGCCTTGTCAAATGGAAAAGTGTCGGCAGTCATCTCTACGCTGCGCACTTTTGTGCTGCTCATTTTCTTTCTGCTCATCCTGCCGCCGCTTTTTCAGGAGACCGGCGTCTGGCTGGCGGTTCCCCTGTCGGAATTGCTGACAATGTCTGCTGCGGTCGTCTTTTTTGTACGGGAACTGTGA
- a CDS encoding GNAT family N-acetyltransferase, with translation MRRQNETGTVMEAIDYMEEHLSEKLYLEQIAEAVHYSKYHLHRMFVREAGLTVHDYAQRRRLTEAARLLAFSDRPIMEIALSAGYESRQAFTTIFRQMYKKTPNQFREERIYYPLQLRFKFNRDDVKSEDMSFWKRQITFATLEDISQWMSLVYLVIDGFPYLHEAQYLVQLREAIVHHRALILRDGGTVIGIMTFVEESGKIDFLGVHPRYRRQGIAGAFLGKLREELVSADLDIMVTTFREGDKADTGYRNMFKALGFSEAELLVEFGYPTQRFILRKEDRGTD, from the coding sequence ATGCGAAGGCAAAATGAGACTGGAACTGTCATGGAGGCGATAGATTATATGGAAGAACATCTGTCTGAAAAACTGTATCTGGAGCAGATTGCCGAGGCAGTGCACTATTCGAAGTATCATCTGCATCGTATGTTTGTCAGGGAAGCCGGTCTGACCGTTCATGATTATGCACAGCGCAGGAGGCTGACGGAGGCAGCAAGGCTTCTGGCCTTTTCAGACAGGCCGATCATGGAGATTGCTCTGTCTGCCGGATATGAGAGCCGGCAGGCGTTTACAACGATTTTTAGACAGATGTACAAAAAGACACCGAACCAGTTTCGGGAAGAGAGGATCTATTATCCGTTACAGTTAAGATTTAAGTTTAACAGAGATGATGTAAAATCTGAAGACATGTCTTTCTGGAAAAGACAGATCACATTTGCTACTTTGGAGGATATTTCGCAGTGGATGAGTCTGGTGTATCTTGTCATCGATGGGTTTCCGTATCTGCACGAGGCACAGTACCTTGTGCAGCTGCGGGAGGCGATTGTACATCACAGAGCGCTGATCTTAAGGGATGGCGGTACTGTGATCGGTATTATGACGTTTGTGGAAGAGAGTGGAAAAATTGATTTCCTGGGAGTTCATCCCCGGTACAGGAGACAGGGAATTGCTGGAGCATTTTTGGGAAAGCTGCGGGAAGAACTTGTCAGTGCGGATCTGGATATTATGGTAACAACTTTTCGGGAAGGCGACAAAGCGGATACGGGCTATCGCAATATGTTCAAAGCGCTCGGCTTTTCCGAGGCGGAGCTGCTCGTTGAATTTGGGTACCCCACACAACGGTTTATTTTGCGAAAAGAGGACAGGGGGACGGACTGA
- a CDS encoding DUF1643 domain-containing protein produces MTDQTWIYDTDADNLCRFSLGHCARSPLLCIGVNPSTASPEKLDPTLQSVARIAQNNNYDGWIMINLYPQRSTDPNGMHQQLNSDLDKQNRRIISSLLSRYDIPEIWAAWGTLITKRRYLLDCLSNIHAVTSGYNWITFGRLSKAGHPHHPLYLNAHAPKSSFPVADYIETMKKNR; encoded by the coding sequence ATGACAGACCAAACCTGGATCTACGACACGGACGCTGACAATTTATGCCGTTTTTCTCTCGGGCACTGCGCCAGATCACCGCTTCTTTGCATCGGCGTCAATCCCAGTACCGCGTCCCCGGAAAAACTGGACCCGACGCTGCAGTCCGTCGCCAGAATCGCCCAAAACAACAATTACGACGGATGGATCATGATAAACCTTTATCCCCAGCGCTCCACAGACCCCAATGGAATGCACCAGCAGCTAAACAGTGATCTTGACAAACAAAACCGGCGCATAATCAGCTCCCTCCTCAGCCGCTACGACATCCCGGAGATCTGGGCCGCATGGGGAACACTGATCACCAAACGCCGCTATTTACTGGATTGCCTGTCGAACATCCATGCGGTCACTTCCGGTTACAACTGGATCACGTTCGGTCGTCTTTCCAAAGCCGGTCATCCTCATCACCCATTATATCTGAATGCCCATGCGCCCAAGTCGAGCTTTCCTGTTGCCGACTACATCGAGACAATGAAGAAAAACCGCTGA
- a CDS encoding DUF2130 domain-containing protein, with translation MQEIKCPSCGELFVVDETGYAQIVQQVRDKEFENECKRREKEIEEKKEREQKLARMEQERQFGEALSSKDAEIFEKEKVIEQLRSQIAGKETEKQLAVREVASEKEKELFQKDAKILELKSQLSSKEAEHELKERSLHEQYEDKLRLKEEQIEYYKDFKARQSTKMVGESLEQHCLNQFNSLRMTAFPAAYFEKDNDVKAGSKGDFIFRESADGVEFISIMFEMKNEMDQTATKHKNEDFFKELDKDRRAKQCEYAVLVSLLEIDNELYNNGIVDVSYKYEKMYVIRPQFFIPMITLLRNAALNSLQYRRELEMAKHQQVDILHFEENMNAFKEGFARNYRIASDKFKTAIDEIDKTISHLQKTKEALLSSENNLRLANNKAEDLSIKRLTKNAPAVREMFEEIHRA, from the coding sequence ATGCAGGAAATAAAGTGTCCGAGCTGCGGGGAACTCTTTGTGGTCGATGAAACCGGTTATGCGCAGATCGTTCAGCAGGTCAGGGATAAAGAGTTTGAAAATGAATGTAAACGGCGCGAAAAGGAAATCGAAGAGAAAAAGGAAAGGGAACAAAAGCTCGCAAGGATGGAACAGGAAAGGCAGTTCGGTGAGGCGCTTTCATCCAAAGACGCGGAGATCTTTGAGAAAGAGAAGGTGATCGAACAGTTGAGATCTCAGATCGCGGGAAAGGAAACGGAGAAACAGCTCGCGGTCAGAGAGGTCGCGAGTGAGAAGGAAAAGGAACTTTTTCAAAAAGACGCCAAAATCCTGGAGCTGAAAAGTCAACTGTCCAGTAAAGAAGCGGAACATGAATTAAAGGAACGGTCTCTGCACGAACAATATGAGGACAAGCTCAGACTGAAGGAAGAACAGATCGAATACTACAAAGATTTTAAGGCGAGACAGTCCACAAAGATGGTGGGAGAAAGTCTGGAGCAGCACTGCCTGAATCAGTTTAACTCTCTGCGGATGACTGCTTTTCCGGCCGCATATTTTGAGAAAGACAATGATGTGAAAGCGGGAAGCAAAGGGGACTTTATCTTTCGGGAGTCTGCGGACGGAGTGGAATTTATCTCCATCATGTTTGAGATGAAAAATGAGATGGATCAGACTGCTACCAAACATAAAAACGAAGATTTCTTTAAGGAGCTTGACAAGGACAGGCGTGCAAAGCAGTGTGAGTATGCGGTGCTTGTCTCCCTGCTGGAGATCGACAACGAATTGTATAATAACGGCATCGTGGATGTTTCCTATAAATACGAAAAAATGTACGTGATCCGGCCGCAATTTTTCATCCCGATGATCACGCTGCTGCGCAACGCGGCCCTGAATTCTCTGCAATATCGCCGGGAACTGGAGATGGCGAAACATCAGCAGGTCGACATTCTTCACTTTGAAGAAAATATGAATGCGTTTAAAGAAGGATTTGCGAGAAATTACAGGATTGCCAGCGATAAATTCAAGACGGCGATTGATGAGATTGACAAAACGATCTCTCATCTGCAAAAGACGAAAGAGGCACTGCTGTCATCCGAAAACAATCTCCGGCTGGCAAATAACAAGGCGGAAGATCTCAGTATCAAACGGTTGACGAAAAATGCGCCAGCGGTAAGAGAGATGTTTGAAGAGATCCATAGAGCATAA
- a CDS encoding nucleoside phosphorylase: MQTIFQRTEISEPALFSPADTTKKIDNFPAICVSTFSEPIIQKFCSLDGTKKIAELSSANGVLPVYQINYKNTPIAFYRSMVGAPACVSCFEEIIAMGAKKFVLFGSCGVLDDEKVKDHIIVPVSAIRDEGTSYHYMAPSAEVPMDTRSVRILESVLTACGYSYVKGKTWTSDAIYRETLSAIKERKEEGCLAVEMECASMLAVARYRHLPLIQFLYGADSLSSDIWEIRDLCSYGLSDAEKYMVLAFECGLAL, translated from the coding sequence ATGCAAACAATCTTTCAACGAACTGAAATTTCCGAACCGGCCTTATTCAGCCCTGCCGACACCACAAAAAAGATAGACAATTTTCCGGCAATCTGTGTCTCCACCTTTTCCGAACCGATCATTCAGAAATTTTGTTCCCTGGACGGTACGAAGAAAATAGCAGAACTTAGCTCTGCAAACGGTGTCCTGCCGGTCTATCAGATCAATTATAAGAATACGCCGATCGCTTTCTATCGCTCTATGGTAGGCGCGCCCGCCTGCGTTTCCTGTTTCGAGGAAATCATCGCCATGGGTGCAAAAAAGTTTGTATTGTTCGGCTCCTGCGGCGTCCTCGACGACGAGAAAGTAAAGGATCATATCATCGTCCCTGTTTCCGCGATTCGCGATGAGGGCACAAGTTATCATTATATGGCTCCTTCAGCGGAAGTCCCCATGGACACCCGCTCCGTCCGGATATTGGAATCCGTTTTGACAGCCTGTGGCTACTCCTATGTAAAAGGCAAAACATGGACATCGGACGCGATCTACAGAGAAACACTCTCCGCCATCAAAGAGCGCAAGGAAGAAGGCTGCCTTGCCGTGGAAATGGAATGCGCCTCTATGCTGGCTGTTGCCAGATACAGACACCTCCCATTGATTCAGTTTTTATATGGAGCTGATAGCCTCAGTTCCGATATATGGGAGATCAGAGATCTGTGTTCCTATGGTCTCTCTGACGCAGAGAAATATATGGTCCTCGCTTTTGAATGCGGCCTCGCCCTATGA
- a CDS encoding radical SAM protein, translating to MLSDVSLEIIQKCLNGCVHCSSYSNCASETILGLKTIKIVIDDFVHLGVKRLCLSGGEPFLHPDIISIVQYASGKGLLTDVYSSGITGKDGDYHPINRATLYECKMAGINRIMFNLPAAHEEIYDEIMQTHHNFGQVIESIKRAQACGIETEIHFVPMKKNKNEIESVVLLADQLGVCQVSFLKLVLHGRAKLYEKEIMLEEEEQKYVQEKLYEIKNKGGKIRIGLPLSYPQNDNRCHAVKGKLYIKFDGSVFGCEAFKYIRFYDEHEQEIIPNRIQDKRVSEIVETSDYLKRSKELIEKYSYRDSGCENCPVQKYLKETKNDV from the coding sequence ATGTTAAGTGATGTATCGTTGGAAATTATTCAGAAATGTCTCAATGGATGTGTTCATTGCTCGTCCTATTCGAACTGTGCTTCAGAAACGATTTTGGGTCTTAAGACCATAAAAATTGTCATAGATGATTTTGTGCATCTGGGAGTGAAAAGATTGTGCCTGTCAGGTGGAGAACCATTTTTGCATCCGGATATTATTAGTATCGTTCAGTATGCTTCAGGTAAAGGATTGCTGACAGATGTCTATTCAAGCGGAATCACAGGAAAAGATGGTGATTATCATCCGATCAATCGAGCGACGCTTTATGAATGTAAGATGGCCGGGATAAACAGGATAATGTTTAATCTTCCGGCGGCACATGAGGAAATCTATGATGAAATCATGCAGACGCATCATAATTTTGGTCAGGTGATTGAAAGTATCAAGAGAGCACAGGCGTGTGGGATTGAGACCGAGATCCATTTTGTTCCGATGAAAAAAAATAAAAACGAGATAGAAAGTGTTGTCTTATTGGCAGACCAGTTGGGTGTTTGTCAGGTCAGCTTTCTGAAATTAGTTCTTCATGGACGAGCCAAGTTATATGAAAAAGAGATTATGTTAGAAGAAGAGGAACAGAAATATGTTCAGGAAAAATTATATGAGATTAAAAACAAAGGCGGAAAAATTAGAATTGGTTTGCCATTATCGTATCCTCAAAATGATAATAGATGCCATGCGGTGAAAGGGAAATTATATATAAAGTTTGACGGCAGCGTTTTTGGATGTGAAGCATTTAAATATATTCGATTCTATGACGAGCATGAACAGGAAATCATACCAAATCGTATTCAGGATAAAAGAGTTTCAGAGATTGTGGAAACTTCTGATTATCTTAAAAGGAGCAAGGAATTGATTGAAAAATATTCATACAGGGATTCTGGGTGTGAAAACTGTCCTGTGCAAAAGTATTTGAAGGAGACGAAAAATGATGTTTAA
- a CDS encoding transposase, whose protein sequence is MANTNKKYEPEFKRKIARLYLEGGRTIESINKEYHLGDGTMRIWARKYQEECADSPTQKEELDTLAEIRRLKKELEDNGIRVNLVSAGC, encoded by the coding sequence ATGGCAAATACAAATAAAAAGTATGAACCAGAATTTAAAAGAAAAATAGCCCGTCTTTATCTGGAAGGCGGAAGAACCATCGAAAGTATTAACAAGGAATACCATCTGGGTGACGGTACTATGCGTATCTGGGCACGCAAGTACCAGGAAGAATGCGCAGACAGCCCAACACAAAAAGAAGAATTGGATACCCTGGCAGAGATCAGGCGGTTGAAAAAAGAATTGGAAGACAACGGCATCAGGGTGAATTTGGTGTCCGCCGGCTGTTGA
- the dmpI gene encoding 4-oxalocrotonate tautomerase DmpI: protein MPYITVESGVLSDEQKEELIRRLTEVSSEIMKVPQEFFVTTIKELPDQNFGIGGKTIDKVKAEYRKKHS, encoded by the coding sequence ATGCCATATATTACAGTAGAAAGCGGAGTATTATCAGATGAGCAGAAAGAAGAGTTGATCAGGCGCCTGACGGAAGTGTCTTCCGAGATTATGAAAGTGCCGCAGGAATTTTTTGTCACTACGATCAAGGAACTGCCGGATCAGAATTTTGGCATTGGCGGCAAGACGATCGATAAAGTGAAAGCGGAGTACAGGAAGAAGCATTCATAG